A single genomic interval of Haloterrigena salifodinae harbors:
- a CDS encoding NADP-dependent malic enzyme, producing the protein MGLDEDALEYHRTDPPGKIEISTTKPTNTQRDLSLAYSPGVAAPCTEIDEDPTDAYQYTAKGNLVGVVSNGSAVLGLGDIGAQASKPVMEGKGVLFKRFADIDVFDIELDEEDPHKFVEAIKMMEPTFGGVNLEDIKAPGCFTIEERLREEIDIPVFHDDQHGTAIISGAALLNAADIAGKSLEELEVVFSGAGASAIASARFYESLGVRKENITMCDSSGIITEARAAEGDVNEYKQQFARDLPEGGLADAMEGADVFVGLSIGGIVSQDMVRSMADDPIIFAMANPDPEIGYEEAKEARDDTVIMATGRSDYPNQVNNVLGFPFIFRGALDVRATEINEEMKVACAEALADLARQDVPDAVVKAYGDEPIQYGPNYIIPKPVDPRVLFRVAPAIAEAAMESGAARTELDLEAYEEELEARLGKSREMMRVVLNKAKSDPKTVALAEGENEKMIRAAYQIQEQGIALPILIGDESEIRQTSANLGLDFDPQVADPSVGDYEEYADRLHELRSRKGITRSEAGELIERDTNYFGSVMVEQGDADALLTGLSHHYPSALRPPLQVIGTDEDVDYAAGVYMLTFKNRVIFVADATVNQDPDEEVLAEVTKQTGKLARRFNIEPRAALLSYSNFGSVDNEATRRPRRAASMLQDDPEADFPVDGEMQADTAVVEDILEGTYGFSELEDPANVLVFPNLESGNIGYKLLQRLGGADAIGPMLVGMDEPVHVLQRGDEVKDIVNLAGVAVVDAQKE; encoded by the coding sequence ATGGGATTAGACGAGGACGCACTCGAGTATCACCGCACCGATCCGCCGGGAAAAATAGAGATTTCGACAACGAAACCGACGAATACCCAACGCGACCTCTCGCTCGCGTACTCGCCCGGCGTCGCCGCGCCGTGTACGGAGATCGACGAGGACCCGACCGACGCCTACCAGTATACGGCTAAGGGTAACCTCGTCGGCGTCGTCTCGAACGGCTCGGCGGTGCTGGGACTCGGCGACATCGGCGCCCAGGCGTCGAAACCCGTCATGGAGGGGAAGGGCGTGCTGTTCAAGCGCTTCGCCGACATCGACGTCTTCGACATCGAACTCGACGAGGAAGACCCGCACAAGTTCGTCGAGGCCATCAAGATGATGGAGCCGACGTTCGGCGGCGTCAACCTGGAGGACATCAAGGCGCCGGGCTGTTTCACTATCGAGGAGCGCCTGCGCGAGGAGATCGACATTCCCGTCTTCCACGACGACCAGCACGGCACCGCGATCATCTCGGGCGCCGCGCTGCTAAACGCCGCCGACATCGCCGGGAAGAGCCTCGAGGAACTCGAGGTCGTCTTCTCGGGCGCCGGCGCGAGCGCGATCGCGTCGGCCCGCTTCTACGAGTCGCTGGGCGTCCGGAAGGAGAACATCACGATGTGTGACTCCTCGGGGATCATCACCGAGGCCCGCGCGGCCGAGGGCGACGTCAACGAGTACAAACAGCAGTTCGCTCGTGACCTCCCCGAGGGCGGCCTCGCGGATGCGATGGAGGGCGCTGACGTCTTCGTCGGCCTCTCGATCGGCGGCATCGTCTCGCAGGACATGGTCCGCTCGATGGCCGACGATCCGATCATCTTCGCGATGGCCAACCCCGATCCCGAGATCGGCTACGAGGAGGCCAAGGAGGCCCGCGACGACACGGTCATCATGGCCACCGGCCGCTCGGACTACCCGAACCAAGTCAACAACGTCCTCGGGTTCCCCTTCATCTTCCGCGGCGCGCTCGACGTGCGCGCGACGGAGATCAACGAAGAGATGAAGGTCGCCTGCGCCGAGGCACTGGCCGATCTCGCCCGCCAGGACGTCCCCGACGCGGTCGTCAAGGCCTACGGTGACGAGCCAATCCAGTACGGCCCCAACTACATCATCCCCAAGCCGGTCGACCCGCGCGTGCTCTTCCGCGTCGCGCCGGCGATCGCGGAGGCCGCGATGGAGTCCGGCGCCGCTCGGACCGAACTCGATCTCGAGGCGTACGAGGAAGAACTCGAGGCCCGCCTCGGGAAGTCCCGCGAGATGATGCGCGTCGTCCTCAACAAGGCCAAGAGCGACCCCAAGACGGTCGCGCTGGCAGAGGGCGAGAACGAGAAGATGATCCGCGCGGCCTACCAGATCCAGGAGCAGGGGATCGCCCTGCCGATCCTCATCGGCGACGAGAGCGAGATCCGACAGACCTCGGCCAACCTCGGCCTCGACTTCGATCCGCAGGTCGCGGACCCGTCGGTCGGCGACTACGAGGAGTACGCCGACCGGCTCCACGAACTCCGCTCGCGCAAGGGGATCACGCGCAGCGAGGCCGGCGAACTCATCGAGCGCGACACGAACTACTTCGGGAGCGTGATGGTTGAACAGGGCGACGCTGACGCACTCCTGACCGGCCTCTCCCACCACTACCCCTCGGCGCTGCGGCCGCCGCTGCAGGTGATCGGGACCGACGAGGACGTCGATTACGCGGCCGGCGTCTACATGCTGACGTTCAAGAACCGCGTGATCTTCGTCGCCGACGCGACGGTCAATCAGGACCCCGACGAGGAGGTCCTCGCGGAGGTCACCAAACAGACGGGCAAGCTGGCGCGACGGTTCAACATCGAACCGCGTGCGGCCCTGCTCTCATACTCGAACTTCGGCAGCGTCGACAACGAAGCGACCCGCCGACCCCGACGCGCGGCGAGCATGCTCCAGGACGACCCCGAGGCCGACTTCCCGGTCGACGGCGAGATGCAGGCCGACACCGCCGTCGTCGAGGACATCCTCGAGGGCACCTACGGCTTCTCCGAACTCGAGGACCCGGCGAACGTGCTG
- a CDS encoding phosphopantetheine adenylyltransferase has product MDVALGGTFDPVHDGHRRLFERAFELGDVTVGLTSDELAPKTRHVERRVRSFDERKAALEAELESFAADHDREFEVRPLEEPTGIATEPQFDYLVVSPETKDGGEQINEIRRERGHNPLEVVVVPHVRAEDGDIISSTRVVKGEIDEHGNVLEDGDDAAGTN; this is encoded by the coding sequence ATGGACGTCGCGCTTGGTGGGACGTTCGACCCCGTCCACGACGGCCACCGTCGGCTGTTCGAACGGGCGTTCGAACTCGGAGACGTGACCGTGGGACTGACGAGCGACGAACTCGCGCCGAAGACGCGACACGTCGAGCGCCGCGTCAGATCGTTCGACGAACGGAAGGCGGCGCTCGAGGCGGAACTCGAGTCGTTCGCCGCGGACCACGACCGCGAGTTCGAGGTCCGGCCTCTCGAGGAACCGACCGGCATCGCGACCGAACCGCAGTTCGACTATCTGGTCGTCTCTCCGGAGACCAAAGACGGCGGGGAGCAGATCAACGAGATTCGACGGGAGCGCGGCCACAACCCCCTCGAGGTCGTCGTCGTGCCACACGTCCGCGCGGAGGACGGCGACATCATCTCCAGCACCCGGGTCGTCAAGGGCGAGATCGACGAACACGGAAACGTCCTCGAAGACGGGGACGACGCGGCCGGCACCAACTGA